The nucleotide sequence GGAGGAGAAGCTGAAGCTGGCTCACCAGTTGGAAGCCCTCCGAGTGGATGTGATGGAAGCCGGGTTTCCCATTGCCTCCGACGGCGATTTCGAGTCGGTGCGCCAGGTTGCCAGGGAGATCCGTTCGGTAACGGTGGCAGGACTGGCCCGGGCCATGGAAAAGGACATCCGCCGGTGCTGGGAGGCTTTGGACATTGCCGCCAAGCCGCGAATCCACACCTTCATCGCCACCTCCGATATACACCTGAAGTTCAAGCTCAAACGTTCCCGGGATCAAGTCCTGGAGGACACGGTCAATGCGGTTCGGTTGGCCCGGTCCCTCTGTGACGAGGTGGAGTTCTCCGCCGAGGACGCAGGGCGCAGCGACCTGGATTATCTGTGCCAGGTTGTGGAAGCGGCAATCTCGGAAGGCGCGACCATCATCAACATCCCCGATACGGTGGGATATTGCGTGCCGGAGGAGTTCGGACGGATTTTCAGTGTGCTGCGCGAAAAGGTGCCCAATATGGACCGAGCGCGCTTGAGCTGCCATTGCCACAACGACCTGGGGTTGGCGGTGGCCAACTCCCTGGCTGCCATTCGGGCCGGTGCCCGGCAAGTGGAGTGCACCATCAACGGGATCGGCGAGAGGGCCGGCAACGCCTCCCTGGAAGAGATCGTGATGGCGCTGCGGGTACGCCGTGAGCACCTGGGTTTCAGCACCGGAATTCAGGCGGAGCAGATCTACAAGACCAGCCACCTGCTCTCCAACCTGACGGGAATGATGGTCCAGGCCAACAAGGCGGTGGTGGGCAAGAACGCCTTTGCCCACGAGGCGGGGATCCATCAGGACGGGGTGCTCAAGCAGGCCCTGACTTACGAGATCA is from Acidobacteriota bacterium and encodes:
- a CDS encoding 2-isopropylmalate synthase — protein: MEDTIHIFDTTLRDGEQSPGCSMNLEEKLKLAHQLEALRVDVMEAGFPIASDGDFESVRQVAREIRSVTVAGLARAMEKDIRRCWEALDIAAKPRIHTFIATSDIHLKFKLKRSRDQVLEDTVNAVRLARSLCDEVEFSAEDAGRSDLDYLCQVVEAAISEGATIINIPDTVGYCVPEEFGRIFSVLREKVPNMDRARLSCHCHNDLGLAVANSLAAIRAGARQVECTINGIGERAGNASLEEIVMALRVRREHLGFSTGIQAEQIYKTSHLLSNLTGMMVQANKAVVGKNAFAHEAGIHQDGVLKQALTYEIMTPQSVGVPTSNLVLGKHSGRHALSKRYMDLGYTLDKKELDRAYMLFTKLADKKKSIYDEDLLAIIHDGIRMIPERYHLKYVHATGGNQVLASATVRLSKDNEFCVDTALGCGPIEATYRAIDRITGVPGRLLDYSVRSVSSGKDAVGEVFVHVHFEGNHFTGKAASSDLVDASARAYLNAVNKMIHARESAASRQRAKRKLPVPQA